The following proteins are co-located in the Microvirga ossetica genome:
- a CDS encoding TrmH family RNA methyltransferase, with product MSDRPFPSRKPKFQRPHGKSGRRDPYARRPNFEIDTTILYGWHPVAEALRNGKRTIRRILATENSARRLSEELGTLPIEPEIVRPDEINRLLEPDAVHQGLYAEADPLPSPSVDTLSGTRVVLALDQITDPHNVGAIVRTAAAFDVEAIITTARHSPAATGVLAKSASGGLEHVPFMIVRNLGDALTALGERGFQRIGLDSTGETNLDEVPITLPVVLVLGSEGKGLRQRTRDCCDVIGRLDMPGAIKSLNVSNAAAISLYAVVKGAARTTAK from the coding sequence ATGAGCGATCGCCCTTTCCCGTCCCGCAAGCCGAAATTCCAGCGTCCTCACGGGAAATCCGGCCGCCGCGATCCATACGCCCGGCGCCCGAACTTCGAGATCGACACCACGATCCTGTACGGCTGGCACCCGGTCGCCGAAGCATTACGGAACGGAAAGCGAACGATTCGCCGGATCCTGGCGACGGAGAACTCCGCCCGACGTCTGAGCGAGGAGCTGGGCACCCTGCCTATCGAACCTGAGATCGTCCGGCCGGACGAGATCAACCGGCTTCTCGAGCCCGATGCGGTCCACCAGGGGCTCTACGCCGAGGCCGATCCCCTGCCCTCGCCCTCAGTCGACACCCTGAGCGGCACCCGCGTGGTTCTGGCTCTCGACCAGATCACCGACCCGCACAATGTGGGCGCCATCGTCCGCACGGCTGCGGCCTTCGATGTGGAGGCCATCATCACGACGGCCCGGCACAGCCCGGCGGCGACAGGCGTCCTGGCGAAATCCGCCTCCGGAGGCCTCGAGCACGTGCCTTTCATGATCGTGCGCAATCTCGGCGACGCGCTCACGGCCCTGGGAGAGCGCGGCTTCCAGCGAATCGGCCTCGATTCCACCGGCGAGACGAATCTGGACGAGGTGCCGATCACCCTGCCCGTCGTCCTGGTGCTGGGATCGGAGGGCAAGGGCCTGCGCCAGAGGACCCGTGATTGCTGCGACGTGATCGGCCGGCTCGACATGCCCGGGGCCATCAAGAGCCTGAACGTTTCCAATGCCGCCGCGATCAGCCTTTATGCTGTGGTTAAGGGCGCTGCCAGGACAACTGCGAAGTAG